Proteins encoded by one window of Serratia nevei:
- a CDS encoding virulence factor SrfB: MLAPLTDYKHGITLIQDSGIQFLDFALTPLLDAEFPGKFVRKTASGPLLRLQWEAESGKYQLPAVGDQAAEVVRPEFSYPLQQSLRLLDKLWLPLPFLRHTPAGLFLSGPDNWARLQVVQLDEPDQDGNLLRVVLAFDTRAAAPGQETLAPGESDLGTGLNFALAHRNHELGEFLDLTWVDGWLREAFSQRAAEREQRAEVEINAGLKTFEYQAHYLNLLHMLGHQLAVPQIKMVAATLQQPAIDVDLVLDVGNSHTCGVLVEDHPEESNGLKQTYELQLRSLSEPHRVYNELFESRVEFSQASFGKPHLSFQSGRDDAFQWPSITRVGREAAQLAQRREGHEGTTGISSPRRYLWDEERYAPGWRFNERHEPMAAAAPLTTLINDEGVPLSALPTAQRLPVFAAHYSRSAVMTLMLSELLAQALMQINSIAQRSRMPNAAAPRRLRAIILTLPSAMPKPEREIFRRRMQEAIGLVWKSLGWHPQDAPFDGAHVRFPVPQVQMEWDEATCGQMVYLYNETQVNFAGRTDAFFAAMARPDRPLAPGEQAGKTLRIASIDIGGGTTDLAITHYSLDDGVGNNIKINPRLLFREGFKVAGDDILLDAIQQFILPAVQQAFEAAGVSAAPALMDRLFGNEGRMDGLSTLRQQAALQIFMPAGRALLGAYEEYDPLDSRAEIAASLGDLLPQPPTPQVLAFINGEVQREADSDAFDILHTPLVIRLADLHAAFLSDRIGIGRCLRLLAEVVALYTCDVLLLTGRPARFPGVQALLRHLQPLPASRILPLEGYHTRSWYPFNKRGRIDNPKSTAAVGAMLCLLAIDLRLESFYFNVGDFQPYSTIRHLGMLDGNNMLADDNVYYRDIDLDRADFVLDPAGSFQLRGPLRLGFRQLDNERWPASPLYTLTINDAQLARKLAGDAVITLRLAITASAEQGAESVKIAQALLADGSPVPAHHLQLKLNTLAASASGATHYWIDSGSIYPR; encoded by the coding sequence ATGCTGGCACCCCTTACGGACTACAAACACGGCATTACGCTGATTCAGGACAGCGGCATTCAGTTTCTGGACTTTGCCCTGACGCCGCTGCTGGACGCCGAGTTTCCCGGCAAATTCGTGCGCAAGACCGCCAGCGGCCCGCTGCTGCGCCTGCAATGGGAGGCCGAGAGCGGCAAATACCAGCTTCCGGCCGTGGGCGACCAGGCCGCCGAAGTGGTGCGGCCGGAGTTCAGCTATCCGCTGCAGCAGTCGCTGCGCCTGCTGGATAAGCTCTGGCTGCCGCTGCCCTTCTTGCGCCACACCCCGGCAGGCCTGTTTTTGTCGGGCCCGGACAACTGGGCGCGCCTGCAGGTGGTGCAGCTGGATGAACCGGATCAGGACGGCAACCTGCTGCGCGTGGTGCTGGCCTTCGACACCCGCGCCGCCGCGCCCGGCCAGGAGACGCTGGCGCCGGGCGAAAGCGATCTCGGCACCGGGCTCAACTTCGCGCTGGCGCACCGCAACCACGAACTGGGCGAGTTTCTCGATCTGACCTGGGTAGACGGCTGGCTGCGCGAAGCGTTCAGCCAGCGCGCCGCCGAGCGGGAGCAGCGTGCCGAAGTGGAGATCAACGCCGGGCTGAAAACCTTCGAGTATCAGGCGCACTACCTCAATCTGCTGCACATGCTCGGCCATCAGCTGGCGGTACCGCAGATAAAGATGGTGGCGGCGACGTTGCAGCAACCGGCGATCGACGTCGATCTGGTGCTGGACGTCGGCAACTCGCACACCTGCGGCGTGCTGGTCGAAGACCACCCGGAAGAGAGCAACGGCCTGAAGCAAACCTACGAGCTGCAGCTGCGTTCGCTGTCCGAACCGCACCGCGTCTACAACGAACTGTTCGAGAGCCGGGTGGAGTTTTCTCAGGCCAGCTTCGGCAAGCCGCATCTGTCGTTCCAGAGCGGGCGCGACGACGCCTTCCAGTGGCCCTCCATCACCCGCGTCGGTCGTGAGGCCGCGCAATTGGCGCAGCGACGCGAAGGGCATGAAGGCACCACCGGCATCTCCAGCCCACGGCGTTATCTGTGGGACGAGGAGCGCTATGCGCCCGGCTGGCGCTTCAACGAGCGGCACGAGCCGATGGCCGCCGCCGCGCCGTTGACCACCCTCATCAACGACGAAGGCGTGCCGCTGTCCGCCCTGCCGACGGCGCAACGGCTGCCAGTGTTCGCCGCCCATTACAGCCGCAGCGCGGTGATGACGCTGATGCTGAGCGAGCTGCTGGCGCAGGCGCTGATGCAGATCAACAGCATCGCCCAGCGCAGCCGCATGCCGAACGCCGCCGCGCCGCGCCGTTTGCGCGCCATCATTCTGACGCTGCCTTCGGCCATGCCGAAGCCGGAGCGCGAGATCTTCCGCCGCCGCATGCAGGAAGCGATCGGGCTGGTGTGGAAGTCCCTCGGCTGGCACCCGCAGGATGCGCCGTTCGACGGCGCGCACGTCCGCTTCCCGGTGCCTCAGGTGCAGATGGAGTGGGACGAGGCCACCTGCGGCCAGATGGTCTATCTGTACAATGAAACCCAGGTGAACTTCGCCGGCCGCACCGACGCCTTTTTCGCCGCCATGGCCCGGCCCGACCGGCCGCTGGCGCCGGGTGAGCAGGCGGGAAAAACGCTGCGCATCGCCTCCATCGACATCGGCGGCGGCACCACGGATCTGGCGATCACGCACTATTCGCTCGATGACGGCGTGGGCAACAACATCAAAATCAACCCGCGCCTGCTGTTCCGCGAGGGCTTTAAAGTCGCCGGCGACGATATCCTGCTGGACGCCATCCAGCAGTTTATCCTGCCCGCCGTGCAGCAGGCGTTCGAAGCCGCCGGCGTGAGCGCCGCCCCGGCGTTGATGGACAGGCTGTTCGGCAACGAAGGGCGCATGGACGGGCTTTCTACCCTGCGTCAGCAGGCGGCGCTGCAGATTTTCATGCCCGCCGGACGCGCGCTGCTCGGCGCCTATGAAGAATACGATCCGCTGGACAGCCGGGCGGAAATCGCCGCCAGCCTGGGCGATCTGCTGCCGCAGCCGCCGACGCCGCAGGTGCTGGCGTTTATCAACGGCGAGGTGCAGCGCGAAGCCGACAGCGACGCCTTCGATATTCTGCACACCCCGCTGGTGATCCGCCTGGCCGATCTGCACGCCGCCTTCTTGTCCGATCGCATCGGCATCGGCCGCTGCCTGCGCCTGTTGGCCGAGGTGGTGGCGCTGTATACCTGCGACGTGCTGCTGTTGACCGGCCGCCCGGCGCGTTTCCCCGGCGTGCAGGCGCTGCTGCGCCATCTGCAGCCGTTGCCCGCCAGCCGCATTCTGCCGCTCGAGGGCTACCACACCCGCAGCTGGTACCCGTTCAACAAGCGCGGCCGCATCGACAACCCGAAATCCACCGCCGCGGTAGGTGCCATGCTGTGCCTGTTGGCGATCGACCTGCGCCTGGAGAGCTTTTACTTCAACGTCGGCGATTTCCAGCCCTACTCCACCATTCGCCATCTGGGCATGCTGGACGGCAACAACATGCTGGCGGACGATAACGTCTATTACCGCGACATCGATCTGGATCGCGCCGACTTCGTGCTCGACCCCGCCGGCAGCTTCCAGCTGCGCGGCCCGCTGCGCCTGGGCTTCCGCCAACTGGACAACGAACGCTGGCCGGCCTCGCCGCTCTATACGCTGACCATTAATGACGCCCAGCTGGCGCGCAAACTGGCCGGCGATGCGGTGATCACCCTGCGGCTGGCCATTACCGCCAGCGCCGAACAGGGCGCAGAAAGCGTCAAGATCGCGCAGGCGTTGCTGGCCGACGGCAGCCCCGTCCCGGCGCACCACCTGCAACTGAAACTCAATACCCTGGCTGCCAGCGCCTCCGGCGCGACCCACTACTGGATAGACAGCGGGAGCATTTACCCACGATGA
- a CDS encoding virulence factor SrfC family protein encodes MKATTTAQSAPNHALSTGILQAIAWVDAARRQSTRLEQEADRLTLRLRRCHNRALQLANAQPEQVAIGLYGHNAAAKAHLLAALAPGAERLHADAALAVRYCAAAPSPCAEYPLALALLDEAQWLAITLDAATMGGFRLDWDARAIAGHLQALARHRQTVALDGLSDSDVLTLWDSQRRHGDKGQQTLDRHFWPQAVALAPQLSIDDRARLFAPLWGEETTLTARYRQLAHTLHALGGSRQVHAPHRALPLLAASATAENATIVVMAEHGGGREIALSDLTWLTAEVTTVLPQTAQTGLPADVALIDLPGSRACPQAEPTQRLQQAKRDHLLTRCADGLHANLLLVADAAATPQDAARIGQRLANWVNQTQGETPALRQRRKPGLIWAITPFDQRGEGKTRPDDAVQRQVGEPGDSWATLLALDEQDCRRMVSYLTAQARPAQKQARLLEQREELQRELTESLLGNWLTAADPHAAQQRGQQLLRALQAQAGRHGELLERLLPQRDTLRQLYQQQQHAAPAPTATPAPFGLDIDLFGAPETPAPGEPPASSFAARVFADWINHLRSLPDSRRLLELLGVEKPHLELLVDALIGAACRLRLDDELENALCAGGLPEQSEDRQISQALAILGDFVAWLGFQRRDAATRPESRVNPGQPIFTPPPQPAVDWSRQQRLTRLAPTPTKNTAFYIYDWLIGLQTLLAENAATESALGEAQRAALEEIVATLR; translated from the coding sequence ATGAAAGCTACCACTACCGCCCAATCGGCCCCGAACCACGCACTCAGCACCGGCATTCTGCAGGCGATCGCCTGGGTGGACGCCGCGCGCCGGCAGTCCACCCGTTTGGAACAGGAGGCGGATCGCCTGACGCTGCGCCTGCGCCGTTGCCATAACCGCGCGCTGCAATTGGCGAATGCGCAACCTGAGCAGGTCGCTATCGGCCTGTACGGCCACAACGCCGCCGCCAAGGCTCACCTGCTGGCGGCGCTGGCCCCCGGCGCAGAAAGGCTGCACGCAGATGCCGCGCTGGCGGTGCGTTACTGCGCCGCCGCGCCGTCGCCGTGCGCCGAGTATCCTCTCGCCCTCGCGCTGCTCGATGAAGCGCAGTGGCTGGCCATCACGCTCGATGCCGCCACGATGGGCGGCTTCCGGCTGGACTGGGACGCCCGCGCGATCGCCGGCCATCTGCAAGCGTTGGCGCGCCACCGCCAAACCGTCGCCCTCGACGGCCTCAGCGACAGCGATGTACTGACGCTGTGGGATAGCCAACGCCGCCACGGCGACAAGGGGCAACAGACGCTGGACAGGCATTTCTGGCCGCAGGCCGTGGCGCTGGCGCCGCAGCTGAGCATCGACGATCGCGCGCGCCTGTTTGCGCCGCTGTGGGGAGAGGAAACAACGCTGACGGCGCGTTATCGCCAGCTGGCACACACGCTGCATGCCCTCGGCGGCAGCCGACAGGTTCATGCTCCGCACCGCGCCTTGCCGCTGCTGGCCGCGAGCGCCACAGCGGAAAACGCGACGATCGTCGTGATGGCCGAACACGGCGGGGGACGGGAGATCGCGCTGAGCGATCTGACCTGGCTGACCGCCGAAGTCACCACCGTTCTGCCGCAAACGGCGCAGACGGGCCTGCCCGCCGACGTGGCGCTGATCGACCTGCCCGGCAGCCGCGCTTGCCCGCAGGCGGAACCGACGCAGCGGCTGCAACAGGCGAAACGCGACCATTTGCTGACCCGCTGTGCAGACGGCCTGCACGCCAACCTGCTGCTGGTAGCCGATGCCGCCGCCACGCCACAGGACGCCGCCCGCATCGGCCAGAGGCTCGCCAACTGGGTCAACCAGACTCAGGGGGAAACCCCGGCGCTGCGCCAGCGCCGCAAACCCGGCCTGATCTGGGCGATCACGCCGTTTGATCAACGCGGGGAAGGCAAAACGCGCCCCGACGACGCCGTACAGCGCCAGGTCGGCGAGCCCGGCGACAGCTGGGCCACACTGCTGGCGCTGGATGAACAGGATTGCCGCCGTATGGTGAGCTACCTGACCGCTCAGGCGCGCCCGGCCCAGAAGCAAGCGCGCCTGCTCGAACAGCGCGAAGAATTGCAGCGCGAGCTGACGGAAAGCCTGCTCGGCAACTGGCTCACCGCCGCCGATCCACACGCGGCGCAGCAACGCGGCCAGCAGCTGCTGCGAGCGCTGCAGGCGCAGGCCGGTCGCCACGGCGAACTGCTGGAACGGCTGTTGCCGCAGCGCGATACGTTGCGCCAGCTTTATCAGCAACAGCAGCACGCCGCGCCGGCCCCGACGGCGACGCCAGCGCCGTTCGGGCTCGATATCGATCTGTTCGGCGCACCGGAAACCCCGGCGCCCGGCGAGCCCCCCGCGTCATCCTTTGCCGCGCGGGTATTCGCGGATTGGATCAACCATCTGCGCAGCCTGCCGGACAGCCGTCGGTTGCTGGAGCTGCTCGGCGTCGAAAAGCCGCACCTGGAACTGCTGGTTGATGCGCTGATCGGCGCCGCCTGCCGCCTGCGGCTCGATGATGAGCTGGAGAACGCGCTGTGCGCCGGGGGCCTGCCGGAACAGAGCGAAGATCGGCAAATCAGCCAGGCGCTGGCGATACTGGGCGACTTTGTCGCCTGGCTCGGTTTCCAGCGGCGCGATGCGGCAACGCGCCCCGAGAGCCGCGTCAATCCCGGCCAGCCGATCTTTACCCCACCGCCGCAGCCGGCGGTGGACTGGAGCCGCCAGCAGCGGTTAACCCGGCTGGCGCCGACGCCGACCAAAAACACCGCGTTTTATATCTATGACTGGCTGATCGGCCTGCAAACCCTGCTGGCGGAGAATGCGGCGACGGAGAGCGCACTCGGCGAGGCGCAGCGCGCGGCGTTGGAAGAGATCGTGGCGACTCTGCGCTAA
- a CDS encoding VOC family protein, with protein sequence MPPFSLKTIDHVVLRVCDMQKSLHFYTQIVGCDIAKRRPDLGLMHLRAGAAMIDLVDVNGQLGKKGGDAPDPHRQNVDHLCLRIDPFNEDELLAYLRSQGIAVDPAESRYGAEGDGPSIYFSDPDGNRIELKGPAIG encoded by the coding sequence ATGCCCCCTTTCAGCCTGAAGACTATCGACCATGTGGTTCTGCGCGTGTGCGATATGCAGAAAAGCCTGCATTTTTATACCCAGATCGTCGGCTGTGATATCGCCAAACGGCGGCCGGATTTGGGGCTGATGCACCTGCGCGCCGGGGCGGCCATGATTGATCTGGTCGACGTTAACGGCCAGCTTGGAAAAAAAGGCGGCGATGCGCCCGATCCTCACCGGCAAAATGTCGATCACCTCTGCCTGCGCATCGATCCTTTCAACGAAGACGAACTGCTGGCCTATCTGCGATCGCAAGGGATCGCCGTCGATCCTGCTGAATCGCGCTACGGCGCGGAAGGTGACGGGCCGTCGATTTACTTCAGCGATCCGGACGGCAATCGCATCGAGCTTAAGGGGCCGGCGATCGGCTAG
- a CDS encoding Crp/Fnr family transcriptional regulator encodes MKTVGDSKLKEAFIEAHDLRTALSPPLLAALRLVRVEAGEYLVTQSDRLTHLFFLVQGKLQVENYDVNGMHIVFSFETDFSVIGDLELFSQAQRAVFSTVQAVTDALIFTLPIEAIKERAMHDPVFLAFMCRQLSDKLLNASLLHASGGLTAEYKLRKFLLFKIKQEGVQIQLENRELLAGRLGISVRQLSRALAQLAADGIIQFKNKSLRVVDSQRLADINGSARI; translated from the coding sequence GTGAAAACTGTCGGTGACAGCAAGCTGAAAGAAGCGTTTATCGAAGCTCACGATCTGCGAACGGCGCTTTCGCCCCCGCTGCTGGCCGCCCTGCGCCTGGTCAGGGTCGAGGCCGGTGAATACCTGGTGACGCAAAGCGATCGGTTGACCCACCTGTTTTTTCTCGTGCAGGGAAAATTGCAGGTTGAGAATTACGATGTGAACGGCATGCACATCGTCTTTTCCTTCGAAACGGATTTCTCCGTGATAGGCGATCTGGAGCTGTTCTCCCAGGCGCAGCGGGCGGTGTTCAGCACCGTACAGGCGGTCACGGACGCGCTGATCTTCACGCTGCCTATCGAGGCCATCAAAGAGCGGGCCATGCACGATCCTGTTTTCCTCGCCTTTATGTGCCGGCAGTTAAGCGACAAGCTGCTTAACGCTTCATTGCTGCATGCGAGCGGCGGCTTAACGGCAGAATATAAGTTGCGTAAATTTCTGTTATTTAAAATAAAGCAGGAAGGCGTGCAGATTCAGCTCGAAAACAGGGAGTTGCTGGCGGGCAGATTAGGGATCTCCGTCAGGCAGCTGAGCCGCGCGCTGGCGCAGCTCGCGGCGGACGGTATTATTCAGTTTAAAAACAAATCGCTGCGGGTGGTGGATAGCCAACGGCTGGCCGACATCAACGGGAGCGCCAGGATCTAG
- a CDS encoding nucleoside hydrolase, with the protein MRHILIDTDTASDDAVALLMALREPDVRVEAITTVAGNCPLEQCVKNALICVEKAGTYAPPVYAGMAKPLFRTRYHSHHIHGEDGMGDMALPDPQLTAAPIHAVDAIIDCAARLNGELEIVTLGPLTNLAMAVLKAPALAEQVKRVYVMGGSGLTPGNITPLAEFNFYADAEAAHLVLNAGLPLTLVGWEIGMGEAFIGEDDIERLHHLGELGRFAVRCNRTLMAFNAGRTERKGFDLPDPTTMAVALYPDIVETSLEAYSWVEYKSERSYGHYIIDSTHLTGEPANARVITRIKPGLFKEKLFSLLSQPLMK; encoded by the coding sequence ATGCGACATATTTTGATAGATACCGATACCGCCTCCGACGATGCCGTCGCCTTGCTGATGGCGTTGCGCGAGCCTGACGTGAGGGTGGAAGCGATCACCACGGTCGCAGGCAACTGCCCGCTTGAACAATGCGTCAAAAATGCGCTTATCTGCGTCGAAAAAGCGGGAACCTATGCCCCTCCGGTATACGCCGGCATGGCGAAACCGCTGTTCCGCACGCGCTATCACTCGCACCACATTCACGGCGAAGACGGCATGGGCGACATGGCCTTGCCCGACCCGCAGCTGACCGCCGCACCCATTCATGCCGTAGACGCCATCATCGACTGCGCCGCACGGCTCAATGGCGAGCTGGAAATCGTCACCCTCGGGCCGCTGACCAATCTCGCGATGGCGGTGCTAAAAGCGCCCGCGCTGGCCGAACAAGTGAAAAGGGTTTATGTCATGGGCGGTTCCGGGCTGACGCCGGGCAATATTACCCCGCTGGCCGAATTTAACTTCTACGCCGACGCTGAGGCCGCCCATCTGGTGTTGAATGCCGGGCTGCCCCTCACCCTCGTCGGTTGGGAGATCGGGATGGGAGAAGCGTTTATTGGCGAGGACGATATTGAACGATTGCATCATCTCGGCGAACTGGGGCGCTTTGCCGTGCGCTGCAACCGCACGCTGATGGCGTTCAACGCCGGGCGCACAGAGCGTAAAGGCTTTGATTTGCCCGATCCGACCACCATGGCGGTGGCGCTCTACCCGGATATCGTCGAGACCAGTCTGGAGGCGTATTCCTGGGTAGAATATAAAAGTGAAAGGTCTTACGGCCATTACATCATTGATTCCACCCATCTGACCGGCGAACCGGCCAATGCCCGCGTGATCACCCGCATTAAACCCGGCCTGTTTAAAGAAAAACTGTTTTCGTTGTTATCTCAGCCGTTAATGAAATAA
- the add gene encoding adenosine deaminase: MKFDPRKLKKVELHVHLDTCLSYHYVKKIDPQITRTAFNRQFIAPKRCADLGDFLNKIAPQIDLLQTRQAITLAVDDLFAQLAADNVIYAEVRFAPLLHTRMGLSGEAVVETVLAAMRDAAQTYGVAAGLILCTLRHFDAAASLQTAGLVVNFLGRGVVALDLAADEARYPLANHIAAFRAVREAGGNVIAHAGEAKGADSVRETLDRLQVSRIGHGVRSIEDAALIERLVATGVLLEICPSCNLVCNLFDSIDSHPIDRLKRMGVRLNVNTDARTVADTTLNKEYQLLHDAFGWQDDDFNRSNRQALEASFLDGDTKIKLMNQLKAGPM, encoded by the coding sequence ATGAAATTCGATCCAAGAAAATTGAAGAAAGTGGAATTACACGTCCATTTGGATACCTGTTTAAGCTACCACTATGTCAAAAAGATCGACCCGCAAATAACCAGAACGGCCTTTAATCGGCAATTTATCGCGCCGAAACGATGCGCCGATCTCGGAGACTTTTTAAACAAGATCGCACCGCAAATAGACCTCCTGCAGACGCGCCAGGCGATAACGCTGGCCGTCGATGACTTGTTCGCGCAGCTGGCGGCGGATAACGTCATTTATGCGGAAGTGCGCTTTGCCCCGCTGCTGCATACCCGGATGGGGTTAAGCGGTGAAGCGGTGGTCGAGACGGTGCTCGCCGCGATGCGTGACGCCGCGCAAACTTACGGCGTCGCCGCCGGGCTGATCCTGTGCACGCTACGGCATTTCGATGCGGCCGCCAGCCTGCAAACCGCCGGGCTCGTGGTTAACTTTCTGGGCCGCGGCGTGGTCGCGCTGGATTTGGCCGCCGACGAAGCGCGTTACCCGCTGGCCAATCACATAGCGGCCTTTCGGGCGGTGCGCGAAGCCGGCGGCAACGTCATCGCCCACGCCGGTGAGGCGAAGGGCGCCGACAGCGTACGGGAAACGCTGGATAGGCTGCAGGTGTCGCGCATCGGCCACGGCGTCAGGAGCATCGAGGATGCTGCGCTTATCGAGCGCCTGGTAGCCACCGGTGTCCTGCTCGAGATCTGCCCCAGCTGCAATCTCGTCTGCAATCTGTTCGACAGCATCGACAGTCACCCGATAGACCGGCTGAAAAGGATGGGAGTGCGGCTGAACGTGAATACCGATGCGCGCACCGTCGCCGATACCACGCTGAACAAAGAGTACCAGCTGTTGCATGACGCCTTCGGCTGGCAGGATGACGATTTTAACCGCAGCAACCGACAGGCGTTGGAAGCGAGTTTTCTCGACGGCGATACTAAAATTAAATTAATGAATCAGCTCAAGGCCGGGCCAATGTGA
- a CDS encoding NAD(P)/FAD-dependent oxidoreductase, giving the protein MEQFDVVVIGAGAAGMFCAAQAGQLGCRVLLLDNGKKPGRKILMSGGGRCNFTNMYAEPAAYLSNNPHFCKSALARYTQWDFIDLINRYGIAYHEKTLGQLFCDDSAQQVVDLLVKECELGQVTMRLRSEVLGVEKTENGYALALNGGKVSARSLVVASGGLSMPGLGASPFGYKLAEQFGLKVLPTRAGLVPFTLHKQLLEHVQTLSGVSVPAVITAENGVSFRESILFTHRGLSGPAVLQLSSYWQPGEYVSVNLLPELDLAAFLDDQRRQHPNQSLKNTLALHLPKRLVECLQTLGQLPEATLKQLNAPQQAALVDLLQNWRVQPNGTEGYRTAEVTLGGVDTNELSSKTMEAHKAPGLYFIGEVVDVTGWLGGYNFQWAWSSAWACAQALAAQER; this is encoded by the coding sequence GTGGAACAGTTTGATGTCGTAGTGATTGGGGCGGGCGCCGCCGGCATGTTTTGCGCCGCGCAGGCGGGGCAACTCGGTTGCCGCGTGTTGCTGCTCGACAACGGCAAAAAACCGGGCCGCAAGATCCTGATGTCCGGCGGCGGGCGCTGCAACTTCACCAATATGTACGCCGAGCCGGCGGCCTATCTGTCGAACAACCCGCACTTCTGCAAGTCGGCGTTGGCGCGCTACACCCAGTGGGACTTCATCGATCTGATCAACCGCTACGGCATCGCCTACCATGAAAAAACGCTGGGGCAGCTGTTCTGCGACGACTCGGCGCAGCAGGTGGTGGATCTGTTGGTCAAAGAGTGCGAGCTGGGCCAGGTGACGATGCGCCTGCGCAGCGAAGTGCTGGGCGTGGAGAAAACCGAGAACGGTTACGCGCTGGCGCTGAATGGCGGAAAAGTAAGTGCTCGCTCACTTGTGGTGGCCAGCGGCGGTTTATCCATGCCGGGGCTGGGCGCTTCGCCGTTCGGTTACAAGCTGGCGGAGCAGTTCGGCCTCAAGGTGCTGCCGACGCGCGCGGGGCTGGTGCCTTTTACCCTGCATAAGCAGCTGCTGGAGCATGTGCAGACGCTGTCCGGCGTCTCGGTGCCGGCAGTGATCACCGCCGAGAACGGCGTCAGCTTCCGTGAAAGCATCCTGTTCACCCATCGCGGCCTGTCCGGCCCGGCGGTGTTGCAGCTGTCCAGCTACTGGCAGCCGGGTGAGTATGTGAGCGTTAACTTACTTCCTGAGCTGGATCTGGCGGCCTTCCTGGATGACCAGCGCCGCCAGCACCCGAACCAAAGCCTGAAAAACACCCTGGCGTTGCACTTGCCGAAGCGGCTGGTGGAATGCTTGCAAACGTTGGGACAACTGCCGGAGGCCACGCTGAAGCAGCTGAATGCGCCGCAGCAGGCGGCGCTGGTGGATCTGTTGCAGAACTGGCGCGTGCAGCCGAACGGCACCGAAGGCTATCGCACGGCGGAAGTGACGCTCGGCGGCGTCGACACCAACGAACTTTCCTCCAAGACGATGGAAGCCCACAAGGCGCCGGGGCTCTATTTTATCGGCGAAGTGGTGGACGTGACCGGGTGGTTGGGCGGCTACAACTTCCAGTGGGCCTGGAGCTCTGCCTGGGCGTGCGCCCAGGCGTTGGCGGCGCAGGAGCGTTAA
- the pitA gene encoding inorganic phosphate transporter PitA, with product MLHLFAGLDFHTGLMLILALLFVLFYEAINGFHDTANAVATVIYTRAMRSQLAVVMAGLFNFLGVMLGGLSVAYAIVHLLPTDLLLNVSSAHGLAMVFSMLLAAIIWNLGTWYFGLPASSSHTLIGAIIGVGLTNALMTHTSVVDALNVPKMIGIFLSLLFSPLVGMMVAGVMVFALRRYWSGTKKRQRIHMTPAEREKVDGKRKPPFWTRIALILSAIGVSFSHGANDGQKGIGLIMLVLIGVAPAGFVVNMNATGYDITRTRDAVTHLQQYYQQHGDALSHAVSLTPLVPSPDDEAAPNKPAEFHCDSSRAMPAIELAQGMLTNLQSYDQLTVEQRSHLRRLLMCVTDTADKVAKLPETSSADQRFLKNLRQDLLQTVEYAPMWIIVAVALALSLGTMVGWKRVATTIGEKIGKKGMTYAQGVSAQMTAALSIGVASYTGMPVSTTHVLSSAVAGTMIVDGGGVQSKTVKNILLAWVLTLPISILLSGALYWVALKLI from the coding sequence ATGCTGCATTTGTTCGCTGGCCTGGATTTCCATACCGGCCTGATGTTAATTCTCGCATTGTTGTTCGTGTTGTTTTATGAAGCCATCAACGGTTTTCATGATACGGCCAATGCGGTCGCTACAGTTATTTATACCCGCGCCATGCGCTCGCAACTTGCGGTCGTGATGGCAGGTTTGTTCAACTTTCTTGGCGTAATGCTCGGCGGTTTGAGTGTTGCTTACGCCATCGTCCACTTGCTGCCTACCGATCTGTTGTTGAACGTCAGTTCAGCACACGGATTAGCCATGGTCTTCTCCATGCTGTTGGCGGCAATCATCTGGAACCTCGGCACCTGGTATTTCGGTCTGCCGGCCTCCAGTTCCCATACGCTGATAGGCGCAATCATCGGTGTCGGTTTAACCAACGCCCTGATGACCCACACTTCGGTGGTGGATGCGCTTAACGTCCCGAAAATGATTGGTATTTTCCTTTCTCTGCTGTTCTCGCCGCTGGTCGGCATGATGGTGGCGGGAGTGATGGTGTTCGCCTTGCGCCGCTATTGGAGTGGCACCAAGAAACGCCAGCGTATCCACATGACCCCTGCGGAACGTGAAAAGGTCGACGGCAAACGCAAGCCGCCGTTCTGGACCCGTATCGCGCTGATCCTGTCGGCGATTGGCGTCAGCTTCTCGCACGGCGCCAACGACGGCCAGAAAGGCATCGGCCTTATCATGCTGGTGCTGATCGGCGTTGCGCCGGCCGGCTTCGTGGTCAATATGAATGCAACCGGCTATGACATCACCCGTACGCGTGATGCCGTGACCCACCTGCAGCAATATTACCAGCAGCACGGCGACGCGCTGTCGCATGCGGTGTCGCTGACGCCGCTGGTGCCAAGCCCGGATGATGAAGCTGCGCCGAACAAGCCGGCTGAGTTCCACTGCGACAGTTCGCGCGCCATGCCGGCGATCGAGCTGGCTCAGGGCATGCTGACCAACCTGCAAAGCTACGATCAGCTGACGGTTGAGCAGCGCAGCCACCTGCGCCGCCTGCTGATGTGCGTGACCGACACGGCGGATAAAGTCGCCAAGCTGCCGGAAACCTCATCCGCCGACCAGCGCTTCCTGAAGAACCTGCGTCAGGATCTGCTGCAGACCGTCGAGTACGCGCCGATGTGGATCATCGTCGCCGTCGCGCTGGCACTGTCGCTCGGCACCATGGTGGGCTGGAAACGCGTGGCCACCACCATCGGCGAGAAGATCGGCAAGAAAGGCATGACCTACGCCCAGGGCGTGTCGGCCCAGATGACCGCAGCGCTGTCGATCGGCGTGGCGAGTTATACCGGCATGCCGGTCTCCACCACCCACGTCCTCTCTTCGGCGGTTGCCGGGACGATGATCGTGGACGGCGGCGGCGTGCAGAGCAAAACCGTGAAGAACATCCTGTTGGCCTGGGTACTGACCCTGCCAATCTCGATTCTGCTTTCCGGTGCGCTGTATTGGGTCGCGTTGAAGCTGATCTAA